GAAAAGACACTGGAGATGAGAGGGTCAGGTTAACTGTGCAGGGGTTTCTGTTGTGACATTTCAGGCAGCGCAAAGTGAGGAGCATCAGTGTTGGTCCAGTCACAAGGGTGGGTTCTCCATCCATGGGCAGTGACCCTTCAGCACCTGTGGCTGAGGCTTGGTCCAGAAGGAtcctgcagacagacagaactCCACAAGCTCTACAGCCCTCACAAATGTCCTTTAGACCTCGAGTAAGATAGGCCAGACCAATTAAGGAAAAGAAGAACAACACATTCAGGACCTTTCTGTGAGCAGAGTAGGGGGAGAGATTTTGGTGAAAATGTGCAACGTTGTAATGTTCCGTTCCAGAGGAAGGCAAAATATGCTTCCCTAAAAATGAACAATAAGGTGTTGaagttatgaaaaaaaaataaccatttGCACTTGTTACTCACATGCATATGAGCAATTAATCTGGTCCTGCACCACTGCAGCCTCCATGTTAGGGAGGGATAAAAACTTCTGTCTTtttgtagaatcacagaatcatagagtgTTTTCTGTTGGATGGAACCTTAAACATCATCTCAGTCCAAACCCCCTGCATGGGACAGGTGATGTGTCACCAGACCAGCATGCTCCAAACACATCACTGGCCTAATCTTCCTACACCCTGGACACAGGATACCTGAAAAACCTTTGATTTTGGTCACTTTCTCCAGAGGCCTTTTTGGAGTATTTAATTTCCTTAGGACTCTTTTGGGATTACAGGCTCCTCTCTGAGGCTGATCATTTGTAATTGCTTTTCAGCAATGCTGCAGAAAATTCTCCCTGGCCCAGATCAGCTCTGAGACACATTCCCAGCACTCCTGTAACAGATTCCATTCACATTGAGATCTCTTTGCCTAGTGAGCAAAACTGTTCATCCTTGAGTGAAGTGTAGCCCTCCCATGGATAGCTCAGCTCCAGGACATATTTCCTGACACATCTCCCTGTGCATGGGGCTAGAGTAGACAACGTTTGGTGTTCCAGGACTGCACTACACCTGTAGCAACCCCACATaaaatcagagaatcacagaatcacagtgtGGTGTGaggggatccagggagagcccagggcagATTAGGGCTGTGGagacaggaggaaaaggaagcagATTTGGCAGGGGAGGTGAATCACCAAAATCAACTTTCAATCCTAGGAGTGGAAATGCTCCTTGTCTCGTGCATGCATCcatgctcccagcacaggctgcaggctGGATCACAAAGGTCACAAATCAAACTGAGAGCAGTCAGATTCTGAGCTGCTTGCTCTTTAAAGCTCTTGTATTCATGCAGAACGTGCATGTGTATGATTTCTCTCAGACTCATACATTTTCATACACTGAAAGGACAAAAAATGGGATCTCGACCATCAGAGACTTCTGCTCCAGGGTAATCTCCTTAATTATATGCACCCTCAGTACTGACACCTTTTTCTCTTCTTACCCTCTCAAGCTTATCAACCCAGCTTATTCCAAGGACATGGCTACAGAGATGTACATCGAAAAAACTTACCATATCACTCTACAGCAAATTGGCCAGAATCAGGCTATCACCCAAGACTACCAAAACCTCCAGGGTTTGGACCGTGGTCAGTTATGCCCCATTGTCCACCAAAGTGGCGACTACAACAAGACGGCTACCTTCACTCTCACCAACATAGTGCCCCAGAACAGCATACTCCTCGAGGGTGCCTGGAAAGAATATGAGAAGAAAACGATGGCTCAGAATACCCAGGGCTGTACAACCACCTACGTGATAAcgggtgctgtgcctggggacaACTACATCTCCAATAACAGGGTTAATGTACCCAGCCACATCTGGTCAGCTGCCTGCTGCTTGGGGGATGAAAAACCCACGAAGGCTTGGGGGGCCATTGCTGAGAATAACATGAATGAGGTGACGGTCATCAGCCTgggggagctggaggaggagttGTCCAAGCTCTACCCGGGCAAAACAGTTACTCTGTTTGATGATGCCTGTCCCCGGGAATAAGCATCCCAGCCCTATTGGAAAAGGGTCGGTGGCTTTTCCCACATGTCATAGagtcccagaatcacagaataggtTGGATTTGATGGGAATTTAAGCCCTAAAAATTGTCTCACTCTGACctgcctgccatgggcagggacaccttccattaaaCAAGCTTGTTCCaagcctgccccagcctggccttgagcccttccagggatgtggaAGTAAAACAGCTCTGGGTAACTTTTATTTGTACCACAGCCTGCTCACTGTAATTTACTGCTTTataatatcccatctaaccctgccctccaTCAGTGTGAAACCATTCCCTCCTGTCCTCTCACTCCATACCCTTGTCAAAATACCCTCTCCAGCCCACTTGGAGACCCTTGAGGTACTGGACCCTCAGcagtcttctccaggctgaacatccccagctctctcaccctctccccagagcagacacactccagcccttggagcaccTTCATGGCCTCCACTGGACTCCATTCCAACAGCTTTGGATCCTTCTTATGCTGtgggcccagagctggaggcagcactgcaggtggggtctgagcagagcagagagggacaaATGTCCTGGTCAGAGTCTGTGCTGCTTCCATCTCTGGTGTGTTTCCAGCTCTGTCCCTCAGggcacctcctgctctgctcaaaGGCACAAAGATGTGGGCAGAGCCTCcagctgctttgctttgctgcccATGTCAGGAGAGAGCTCTGAGGAACGAGTCCTCTCCTCCTCAGCGTCCCCAAGAGTGTGCAGCTGACTTGTCCCTCACCTCCTTAGCGAGGATGTGGCACCAGGGAGCCTCAGGGTGGCCAGAGATCCTGTTTGGAGATCTCCATGTCTGGAGATCCCCAAAGCCCAACAATACATGATTCTGGACAACCTGCTCTAGCTGATCATTCTGCAGCCTGGAGTCTGGACTAGAAGGTCATGAGAAGTCCCTCCAAAACACAACAATTCAGTGATTCTGGGATCCTGGCACatgctttttgtttgcttgcttttgaAAGTGcaccttgagagcagcagctgttgTATCAGACTGGCAGGCTTTGGCATCAGATCCATagagagcctggagcagccaaaGCTGAATTCCTGTGCTGCACTCCTTGGACACCTTCAcgctctgctctgcttctgaAGCTTTTCTGCAGATTGATGGGAAACTGATTTGGGGAAATGTATTCAATGGTTGTCAAAGATCAATGTGTGCCCCATCATGGAGTTTGCAAGAGCTTACAATAAAAGGGAtttgctgcagtgctggattGCAGGGTCGTGTCTTCTATAAACCACAATTTGTTTCTAAGTGACATTTCTACACCCACCAGTAAAGTCACAGCGCCCAGAGCATCCTTGCAGAACATTGGGTGTGCAAATGCAATCAGAGGATGCCACAACACCCACACAAGTGTCAGCATCAGGCACCAGTTATTCTCCTGTGAATGGCATGAACCGAGTGTGCCAGGGTGCCAACAGCTCTTACAAGATACCTCCATTGATCTAGGATCAAGACTTCCAACTTTGATTTCCCAAACTTTGACGATCCTTTGGAGGTGTGGGCCTTGCATGAAAGAGTTCAATGGGTTCTTTGAGTTCAGGACTGTGGGGCAATGTCCCACTTTtcccctgggtgtgtttgtACACTGGGTCATGCAGCACTGTGGAGTTGGGGGACACTTTGGGGGTCTTTGATGGTTTATGGCCCCTTCTAATGATGTGACCACTTCTGCCCCTGCTTTGTTCTGTCAGTTGGGCCTTATCAGAAAGGAGGAATTTGCTCCACCTCCACCAGATCTGCTTCCTTTTGGCCTACTCCCTCATTCTGGCTAAACCCCACTTTGTTTAAGACATTAGTCCCAGGTTAACAGAGACAAAAGAAACCACAGGACTCAACCAGCATGTTTAAATAAACTTTGGTCTAACACACTTATGGATATTTCTGGTTGTAACAAAGAACTCGTCATTCTGTTATTCCTGGACTTttggaaacagaagaaaatttgtCCAATTTAGTTTGAGTGAATGAATGGTCATTGAATGACAGAATATTTTGGCTTGGAAAGGAACCTAATGACCTGCCTACATCCGTGCCCtcccataggcagggacaccttccactatcccaggctgctccaagccacagccagcctggccatggACACTTGCAGCCATGGGGCAgtctcagcttctctgggcaacctgtgctgGGGCTTCACCACCCCACAGTAACAAATATCTTCTTAATATCCTTTCTAAACCCACACTCCTTCCATTTCAAGCCCTTTCAGCTTGTCCCAATGCGGTGGATTAaccccaggcagcagccacgtcccacacagcccctccctcccttcccgaCCACCAGGATCAGGCAGAGAATTGGAaggggaaaagctggaaaactccTGGGTAGAGATAGAGACAGTTTAACAGGGAAAGCAAAGGCTGTGCAAACAAGCAAGCCACATCAAGGAATTCCTTCACAATTTCCCATGGATAGAAAGGTGTTCAGCcacctccaggagagcagggccctgtCCCACCTAACAGCTACCTGGGAAGACAAAACCCATCATTCCAAATGCCCccctcctttctcctccttcccctgaCTTTATATCCTCAGCATCATGTCtcatggtctggaatatcctcTGGTCAGTTCtgctcacctgtcctggctgtgtctcctcccaacctcccaggtgcccccagcctccttgccagcctggcagtacaaaaagcacaaaaggcCTTGGCCTGTGAAAGCTCTGCCCAGAAATACCAGAAACATCTCTGTGTTATCAACTCTCTGTTCAGCACaactccaaaacacagccccacacctgccactgacaagaaaattaactctgaaCCCAGCACACCTGTCAGCTCCAAGCCCTTGTGCAGAGTCtgtctccagctctcctgtagACTCCTAAAGTACTGGCAGGTGCTCTGAGGtatccccagagccttctccttcccaggctgctgggatggagctgtcacacagccctggcaacCAGGCAAGAGAATATTTGTAGCCTGACCATGGGAATGATGTTCAGGGAGGCTGCAGAAGGACAGACTGTGAATATCTGAGTGTATCAGAGTCAGGCCAGTGCATCCaatgtcagcagagctgtgttgTTGGGAGCAGAAACACGTGtaggtgctggagcagcagcagctgcagctggtggGATTGATGAAATGATCAAGGAACCCACCAGACCCTGTTAGCTGATCCTGACATACCATGCTGCAAGTCAGCAAATTCAGGAGAAATTCTGGGGAACTAAAACAAACAACAGTCAGCACATTTCAGGGTGGGTGTGCACATACCCCatgaataaaaatagaaaactaCTCTGTTCTGTAGAACTCCTTTTTTATAACAAGGGGGAAGTTATGACTGCAggttatatttatatattgcaGGTACACTCCTGTATTGGAAtaagtatcccaatataaccagttagatggtgcctaggccaattctgaccttcgctgctgggccagaggcagcactgcggtgttcacCCCagcgataccttggctggcggcagagtgcagcggggcacaagacaggactccgtttacctcaggggacagcttctggcgatggtgaagagaagaagggagcggattctgctagaaggtagccagatgtttattccatgagcacagatacgtctgcactgggctactgctgataacagaataagaccacatggtctcattcacattttgtaagctcggggacaggggaaggggaggggacaggtgagttaccaaccaggtgaagggggcagggtctcaagagaggatgacacttagacaggccaatgacccccaggcctgaggagcatcctttgaaatcgacgaatcacacgacgccttgctggtatgttagcctgattgacagggcacactcagcaaggggtgagggggaagggagaagggataggtACTCATGGGAAGGgccccggaagtttaaaaccggacattgcaacacaccacaacactcCTGAGGATCCAAACACTCCTTTCTCCTCGGAGAAGACAGAAGGCACAGTTCAGCTGCCTGTTCTGAGACTCTGCACCAAGGTAAGCTCTTTCTCCCTCCTCACCATTGATTCCAATATTCAAAGTCTTTCCTGactttctgaaataaatatatatgtacatatggACAAAGTctaggctggagctgctgtgctccaaGGAAGAATCAGAGCATATGAATGCATTGAATTTTGCAGCATTTTGGTATTTTCTGTCAGTCAGGAGGGTATGGAGGGAGGGAATGATTTGGGAAAGAAACTCAAGCAAGCTCACCTGAAAATTAACATCAAATTGTTTAATAAGAAGGAAGGGGGAGATTATCGAGTACTAAATCTTCACCAAGGAACTTCCAAAAAACCTCTGGACAAAGAGAGGTGTGGTCTGAATACCTGAGAAAATTTATTCTAAAGGCTTCTTGAGAAATCTAACAACTGCCTCTTCCTGGAGAGCATATAAACCCAGAGAGTGTGAGACTGCAGCAGAGGCATTTGAGACTCCTCTGCCACTTTGGGGCTGTGAGCAGAATCCTGCGCTGCTCCTTCTCATAGTAGGTTGGTTCCAATATACTTATTAAGTCAGGTATCAAACTAGTTACATAAATTCTAATTTAATTGAGGGGGTCATGCACAAGGACTTTTCAGAAGACCCTTCTCTGCTTGATATGGGGCAGCCTTAGACAAGCTCTGCAAAACACTGTAAAAATGCCAACCTGTAGTTGCAGTTCTCAGTTTGCAGCTCATTGGTCACCACATTCCTGATCCAGGGctgaacaagagaaaaaaagaccagATACCTTGGGTCAGAGCAGGTCTGTGTGCAGCTCAGCATCCTGAATACAGTGGAAATGGAGGGAtgaggggcagggagaagaACAAGACAATGGGCAAATGTGCAAGGTGACCTGTGAAGccttcagcagtgctgagctcagcccctggccagcccaaGGTGGGCTTTGTTCTTTAGAGGCTGTGGCAGCTTTGTGTGCCAGGAACCCTTTGAActgcctgtcccagctgccTTATCCCAAATGCTGATGATATTAAATCTGTCCAATGAGTGTCCGGCAATGCAAATGGAAGCATCCCTGCTCTCCCAAACCTGTGCTGTCTCTGAAAGGAGACAAAGCCCCTCCTGTGGTTTCCATCATCCCAGGGAgcttttcagcatttttctcATAAAGGAATGACCTTAATGAGTGCTGAAAATCGCATCAGCACTGAGAAAGACAGTACAGGTGGCTGTCCAAGAAATTCCTGCAGTGGTGCCTTTGACTGTCAAGGGAAATCAATCAGCAAAGCTGAAGATGGGCATCAGCAGGAATCCCAAGTAACCAGGGCAagagctgcccctcaaggcttGCATTGTATCAGCCACTGTGCTGATAAGATAGAGGTGTTATCCCTCATGCTTGCTGCTGCCATCTGCTTGGCCCCTTCATTTGCTCCCTCCATGTGCCTGCAAGTTCAGAGTCTGGGCTTGGATGACGTGGAAATGCAAGATGAGCAGCAGGACACCCTTGGCCCAATGTCAGCTGAGAGGCAGGAGCCCAGGTGGATGATTTGGGGTTCAGTATTGGGTCTGACTGGAAGAGCTGAGTGTCTGTGTGAACCTGGATGGGGCCAGAGAGCTGTAGGCAGTGTAGCATTGCTGTTCTTTGCCTGCCTAATGGCCCATGAGATTAAAGCCCAGCTGAGCATGGCAGGGGTCTGAGCAGAGTCCGTGCCCAGCTGCAGGTGTGTgctgtgggaaggtgctgagagcaggagggaggTGGGCAAAGGTGACCttgtcccagggctgtgcctcgGTTTCAAGATCCCTTTGCTGTGAGAGCTGATTGCAGTCCTGGTGGGTTTGGCTCCTTCTTCCTACAGGCTGAGTGCCCccactgctgcctcctctgggcacctaaaccctgtttctggTTTCAGCCTTGTCAACCTCATGGTTTTTTTCATATCCAGGATGAAAAAAATGACTCCTTTCCTGGTCTGTCATAatcccctgctctgccagctctgtccCCCTGCACCAAAAGGCTCCAGGCTGTGACCTGCTCTCTCCAAGCTGAGTGTCTCTGTGCATTTGCCTTCCAGGGGAGCAAGAGCCCTTCACTGAAATCCTGCCAccatgctggggctgctgctgctgcaggtgttgGCCAGCTGCCTCCGGCTGGGACACAGCGAGGTGGTGAACTCCTTTGATAGCTGTCCTCAGTTTTTCTATGATGGGATTCCGCCAGATGGTGCCCTGAATCCAAATAACCCAGCCCGGATCTGTCAGCGCTTCAGGAACTCGTATCACTATGCCACCCTGTACGACAGAGTCAGGAGAATTCCAGTGTACTCTGCTTACAAATATGAGCCTGGAGATGACAAGAAACCTCCAAAGAGGTGGATGGTTGAGCCTCAGGTGAGTGTGTCTCTTACAGCAAATCACCCTCCAGCCACTCAGAGATGAGCCGCAGCATTTAAATTACCATTTCTATTTCCTAACACCCCCGTACACACACGCTAATGGACACACTGGATGGGAATTTCCTCATTGAACTTCAAACGCCTGCACCACATGGTTTCTCTCATGCACCTGAGACATCAGCAGGAGCATGAGATGAATTACATCCCAAAGGtgcccagctctctgccttCACCTGACAGGAACAGCAAATCACATTACTTGGTATGACATGACAAAGTCAAATgcttcccctccctgtgccctgctctgcttccaAGTGATGGGGAAAAGGCATCCAGGAGAGGCAAAACTTGATGGACCAATAGTCCTGCTGGGATCTGATCCCCACTTTGCCCTGAGCTGTTCTGCATCCCTGGCAGAGCTTATCTGCTTCCAGTGAAGTGTCAAACAGGCTTTGTGATTGATGTTAGAGAAGTGAGGAGAAACTCAGCAGGGGTGAGATGGCCCTGGGAAAAGACACTGGAGATGAGATGGTCAGGTTAACTGTGGAGGGACTTCTGGAGTGACATTTCTGGCATTGAAAATTGAGGAGTGTAGCAAGCTGAATTGCTGCTAGCATAGTCTAGGGTAAGGAAGCCTAAGGGGCCTTTGCATAAAATGCACAGATGTTCTATTCAGCTGAGCGTGTCGATGatcaggtcccagcacccacacataCAGGGTGGAAATTTTGGTCTACCAAGGGGCCTGGGGGTCAGCTTGGTCTCAGGGCAGTGGAAAGATGAGGGTCAatcagggaacagggagatgTGGCTCAGGGGCATAGGAACGGAcataggaacaggggaaggagtcaatggggtctaacagctttttggGGGAAGTTCCTTGTGTCTCCCTAAACCAGGGAATGGCCCTCCAGAGGAGCATAAGAGTTGGTCCATTCAGACGGGTGTGATCTCCACCTATGGGCAGTGACCCCTGAGCACCTTTGGCTCAGGCTTGGTCCAGAATGATCCAGCAGGCAGACAGAACCTCACAAGCTCTAGAGGCCTCACAAATGTCCTTCAGACAAACCTCAGTAAAACAGGCCAGGCCAATTGCAGAAGAGAAAAGGAAGCAATTCCTGTCATTGGTAAGGACAGAGTAGCAGGATGGCATTTGGGGGAAGGTGAGCCAGAGAAGGAAGCTACATGCCCTACTCCAAAGGAAGGCTAAATATGTTTCTGTGAAGATAAACTAAATGTTGTTGAAGTTATGAGAAAAATCTTTTCACCTTATGAATAGGAACTTGAGCACCTAATCTGATCTTGCACCACTGCATCCTCCACATTATCACTTTTTGGAGAATCATTGAATGGcttgtgtcatggtttgacactggcacaatgccagtgcccccatgaaaataccctctccctggtatCTGCTGTGAggtgtgaccaggaataagcaaagcaggctcctacTTAGGGGAAAGAAACTtcattaactaaactacaaaaaaacctaaactacaaggaaagaaaaaaaaacacggaAAATGAAAACTGCACAGTTAcatctcctcctccccaccaaattcccaatacaatACATTTCCCAAATCATCAACACTCAGTCTAGCACCACCCCTTAGACAATCAATTCCCAGGTCATCCAGAGGGGAGGAGTCCTTCTGGTGGCcatggtgacatcttccttTTCATgttcagtgctctcaccacttaAACACGGACCAAGAGCTGCTTCGAGGGTTGTCTTTTTAAGGATGCATTGTCCcactccaaaaaaggcacagtctctcctttGGGACCTCTGTCCCCCTCCATTTCTTTTACACTCCCTGGGGCTGAGGTGGGCCTTTTCCTCCTGGACCTTGGACCCTGGACACCCAAAAAAAcctttgatatttttttaactttctccAGAGGCATTTTTGGAGTATTTAGTTTCCCCAGGACTCTTTTGGAGTTACAGGCTCCTCTCAGAGGCTGAGAGCAATGCTGCAGAAAATTGTCCCTGGCCCAGATCGGCTCTGAGACATATTCTCAATACTGCTGTAACAGATTCCATTCACACTGAGATCTTTTTGCTTACTGAGCAAAACTGTTCATGCTGGAATCAAGTGCAGGAGTCCTAGGGAAACCTCAGCTCTAGGACTGATTTCCTGACACATCTCCCTGTGTATGGGGTTATAGTCCTGGCGTTCCAAGACTGGAGTACACCTGTAGCAGCCACACATGAAATCACATAATCACAGTGTGGTGTGaggggatccagggagagccctgggcagATTTGGGCTGTGGAGGCAGGAGGAAATGGAAACAGATTTGGCAGGGAAGGTGTCTCACCAAAGTCACCTTTCAATCCTAGGAGTGGGAAATGCTCCTTTTCTCGTGCATGCATCCAGGCTCCCAGCAAAGGCTGCAGGCTGGATCACAAAAGGTCACAAGTCAAACTGCAAGCAGTTAGATTCTGAGCTGCTTGTTCTTTAAAGCTTTTGTGTTCGTGTGGGAGGGTCAGGCGTATGATTTGTCTCAgattcatatgtttttaaacacTTTGATGacaaaaaatggcattttgaCCATCAGAGACTTCTGCTCCATGGAAATCTTCTCCATTACTCCCATTGCCTATGCTAATAcctctttctctttccctgtCCAGCTCATAGATAGAAATAGTCTTCCAGACATGAAATACGATTGGGTCCTCATAGAGGAACACATATTCACCTTAGACCAAATCAAAGAGAGCCAAGCTATTCCTGACGACTACAAAGGACTGAAGGATTTGGACCGTGGCCATTTGTGCCCCAGTGGCCATCAGTTCAGTAAAGAGAGCATGATGGCTACCTTCACTCTCACCAACGCAGTGCCCCAGGACAAGAATCTCAACGTAGGTCAGTGGAACTTCTATGAGTATAGAACAATGCGCAGTATGGCCAAGGGCTGTAACACCACCTACGTGATCACGGGTGCTGTGCGTGGGAACACCTACATATCTGATAACAGGGTGAACAGACCCAGCCACATCTGGTCAGCTGCCTGCTGCTTGGTGAATGAAGAGCCCACAAAGGCTTGGGGGGCCATTGCTGAGAACGACAAGAACCAGGTGGAGgtcctcagcctggaggagctggagaagaGGTTGACCGATCTCTACAAGGGAAAGGTTACACTGTTCAACAACGCCTGTTCCCAGAAATAGGCCTCACTTCCTCAATGGAAAAGGTTGGGTAGCTTTTCCCAcatgtcacagaatcacaggatcacagaatgggtTGGTTTGGATGGGACCTTAAAGCCTTAAACATCATCTCATTCTGACctgcctgccatgggcagggacaccttccactacacaACCTTGGTCCAagccctccccagcctggccttgaacccttccagggatggggcagtcaAAACAGCTCTGGGTAACTTTTACTTCTACCACAGCCTGCTCACTGTAATTTGCTACTTTataatatcccatctaaccctgcctcCATCAGTGTGAAACCATTCCCTCCTGTCCTCTCACTCCATACCCTTGTCCAAATACCCTCTCCAGCCCTCTTGGAGATCCCTGAGATACTGCACTCTCAGCagtttctccaggctgaacatccccagctctctcaccctctccccagagcagacacaccCCAGCCCTTGGAGCACCTTCATGGTCTCCAGTGGACTCCACTCCAACAGCTTTGGATCCTTCTTGTGCTgtgggccccagagctggaggcagcactgcaggtggggtctgagcagagcagagtagAGGGGGACAAATGTCCTGGTCAGGGTCTGTGCTGCTTCCTTCTCTGGTGTGTTTCCAGCTCTGTCCCTCAGggcacctcctgctctgctcaaaGGCACAAAGATGTGGGCAGAGCCTCcagctgctttgctttgctgccgATGGCAGGAGAGAGCCCTGAGGAACGAGTCCTCTCCtcctcagctgtccccaggaGTGTGCAGCTGACTTGTCCCTCAACTCCTTAGCGAGGATGTGGCACCAGGGAGCCTCAGGGTGGCCAGAGATCCTGTTTGGAGA
This region of Zonotrichia albicollis isolate bZonAlb1 chromosome 4, bZonAlb1.hap1, whole genome shotgun sequence genomic DNA includes:
- the LOC141728732 gene encoding endonuclease domain-containing 1 protein-like; this translates as MLGLLLLQVLASCLRLGHSEVVNSFDSCPQFFYDGIPPDGALNPNNPARICQRFRNSYHYATLYDRVRRIPVYSAYKYEPGDDKKPPKRWMVEPQLIDRNSLPDMKYDWVLIEEHIFTLDQIKESQAIPDDYKGLKDLDRGHLCPSGHQFSKESMMATFTLTNAVPQDKNLNVGQWNFYEYRTMRSMAKGCNTTYVITGAVRGNTYISDNRVNRPSHIWSAACCLVNEEPTKAWGAIAENDKNQVEVLSLEELEKRLTDLYKGKVTLFNNACSQK
- the LOC141725197 gene encoding endonuclease domain-containing 1 protein-like, giving the protein MLGLLLLQVLASCLWLGHSEVVTPFDSCPQFFYAGIPPNDALNPNNPAWICQHFSNSFRYATLYDIDRRIPVYSAYKYQPGFGNSPHLWWFVEPQLINPAYSKDMATEMYIEKTYHITLQQIGQNQAITQDYQNLQGLDRGQLCPIVHQSGDYNKTATFTLTNIVPQNSILLEGAWKEYEKKTMAQNTQGCTTTYVITGAVPGDNYISNNRVNVPSHIWSAACCLGDEKPTKAWGAIAENNMNEVTVISLGELEEELSKLYPGKTVTLFDDACPRE